From a single Phacochoerus africanus isolate WHEZ1 chromosome 11, ROS_Pafr_v1, whole genome shotgun sequence genomic region:
- the UBQLN3 gene encoding LOW QUALITY PROTEIN: ubiquilin-3 (The sequence of the model RefSeq protein was modified relative to this genomic sequence to represent the inferred CDS: deleted 1 base in 1 codon), protein MARSGEALPQGSPAPVPDPHLIKVTVKTPKDKEDFSVTDTCTIRQLKKEVSQRFKAHPDQLILIFAGKILKDPDSLAQCGVRDGLTVHLVIKMQRRPVGAECPAASAPSPAAPSPGPLPQPSSIYPGDGPPIFSLGVLAGLQGLGLTSGSFPDQPSSLTWQQVSMPGFVAQITDDPFIQGLLSNTGLVHQLVLDNPHVQQLIQHNPEIGHILNNPEIMRQTLEFLRNPAMMQEMMRSQDRALSNLESLPGGYNVLRTMYTDVMDPMLNAMQEQFSANPFAPTTVAKATTSSSQPSRTENRDPLPNPWASTCAGSGGRRGGRPEDRDVSEPRTRVPNILGNLGLCDHLQQLHETPLSLGTCLQGMASALSPSQEPPLPPQGSQLPPTSPSSQEPGSGKAPPRESLAVKGKPTCPGFLRYPPERGPRKDEGCNGAGNGSTLPDLVSGLGRAANRAPCVPSPPSPMAATAGIPAHAWWPPPAYPRSLRPDSMSQVPQLQDEMHWQLPLLLHLQAAMANPRAMHALLQIEQGLQILATEAPHLLLWFMPCLAGLGSMAGGAEPREGTLPPDDPPTPAAPGVSSTQDTELGLHPTPSSRYCKP, encoded by the exons ATGGCCAGAAGTGGAGAGGCCCTGCCACAGGGCAGCCCAGCGCCAGTCCCGGATCCCCACCTCATCAAGGTGACGGTGAAGACGCCCAAGGACAAGGAGGACTTCTCAGTCACTGACACCTGCACCATCCGGCAGCTGAAGAAAGAGGTATCCCAGCGCTTTAAGGCCCACCCTGACCAGCTGATCTTAATCTTTGCTGGTAAAATCCTCAAGGACCCCGACTCCCTGGCACAGTGTGGGGTCCGAGATGGCCTCACTGTCCACCTGGTCATCAAGATGCAGCGTCGCCCCGTGGGCGCGGAGTGCCCGGCTGCTTccgcccccagcccagcagcccccagccctggaccGCTCCCTCAGCCAAGCTCCATTTACCCGGGAGATGGGCCACCCATCTTTAGCTTAGGTGTCCTTGCAGGCCTCCAGGGGCTAGGCCTGACCTCCGGTAGTTTCCCCGACCAGCCGAGCTCACTGACGTGGCAGCAGGTGTCCATGCCTGGGtttgtggctcagatcactgacGACCCCTTCATCCAGGGACTGCTGTCCAACACAGGCCTGGTGCACCAGCTGGTTCTTGACAATCCCCACGTGCAGCAGCTGATCCAGCACAACCCTGAGATTGGGCATATCCTCAACAACCCCGAAATCATGAGGCAGACTCTGGAGTTTCTACGCAACCCCGCCATGATGCAAGAGATGATGCGTAGCCAGGACCGGGCGCTCAGCAACCTGGAGAGCCTCCCTGGTGGCTACAACGTGCTCCGGACCATGTACACGGACGTCATGGACCCCATGCTCAATGCCATGCAGGAGCAGTTCAGTGCCAATCCCTTTGCCCCCACCACTGTGGCTAAGGCTACCACCAGCAGCAGCCAGCCTTCAAGGACAGAGAACCGGGAccctctccccaacccctggGCTTCCACCTGTGCAGGCTCAGGGGGCAGGCGAGGCGGGAGGCCTGAGGACCGGGACGTATCTGAACCTAGAACTAGGGTTCCCAACATCCTAGGAAATCTAGGGCTCTGTGACCATCTCCAGCAATTACACGAGACGCCCCTGTCCCTGGGAACCTGTCTGCAGGGGATGGCATCCGCCCTCAGCCCAAGTCAAGAACCACCACTGCCGCCGCAAGGAAGCCAACTTCCTCCAACTTCGCCCTCATCCCAGGAACCTGGGTCAGGCAAAGCTCCCCCCAGGGAGTCACTAGCAGTCAAGGGAAAGCCCACCTGCCCCGGGTTCCTGAGATACCCCCCAGAGAGGGGTCCTAGAAAGGACGAAGGCTGCAATGGCGCAGGGAATGGCTCCACCCTGCCTGATCTTGTCTCCGGGCTGGGGCGTGCTGCCAACAGGGCCCCGTGTGTTCCTTCACCACCTTCCCCCATGGCAGCTACCGCTGGAATCCCTGCGCACGCCTGGTGGCCGCCGCCAGCTTATCCAAGATCGCTGAGGCCAGACAGCATGAGTCAGGTCCCACAGTTGCAGGACGAGATGCACTGGCAGCTGCCGCTGCTGCTCCACCTTCAAGCGGCCATGGCCAACCCTCGTGCCATGCATGCCCTGCTGCAGATTGAGCAGGGGCTGCAGATCCTGGCTACCGAAGCCCCACACCTCCTACTCTGGTTCATGCCTTGCCTAGCAGGGCTGGGAAGTATGGCAGGAGGTGCAGAGCCTAGAGAGGGCACCCTTCCGCCGGATGATCCCCCCACACCTGCAGCTCCTGGGGTGTCCTCAACACAGGACACAGAGCTGggcctccaccccact ccttcctccagaTATTGCAAGCCCTAG